Proteins from a genomic interval of Providencia stuartii:
- the thiC gene encoding phosphomethylpyrimidine synthase ThiC yields MSQNNIIPTTDLSPKAAPARTRKAQRDAAENFINTVSGVSFPNSKRIYLTGSREDIQVPMREIQLSPTLIGGDKDNPQFEDNEAVPVYDTSGPYGDPDSELNVHKGLKKIREGWIRERNDTVQVDNLSSDFTQQRLADAGLDHLRFNHRPRPLKAISGKRVTQLHYARQGIITPEMEFIAIRENMGRERIRGEVLRQQHPGQSFGANLPENITPEFVRQEVAAGRAIIPANINHPESEPMIIGRNFLVKVNANIGNSSVTSSIEEEVEKLIWSTRWGADTVMDLSTGRYIHETREWILRNSPVPIGTVPIYQALEKVNGVAENLTWEMFRDTLFEQAEQGVDYFTIHAGVLLRYVPMTAKRLTGIVSRGGSIMAKWCLSHHQENFLYENFREICEICAAYDVSLSLGDGLRPGSIQDANDAAQFAELHTLGELTKIAWEYDVQVMIEGPGHVPMQMIRRNMTEELEHCHEAPFYTLGPLTTDIAPGYDHFTSGIGAAMIGWFGCAMLCYVTPKEHLGLPNKEDVKQGLITYKIAAHAADLAKGHPGAQIRDNAMSKARFEFRWEDQFNLALDPDTARAYHDETLPQASGKVAHFCSMCGPKFCSMKISQEVRDYAAQKEAGMEQMSEAFRAHGSELYHSAEVVSDDKIA; encoded by the coding sequence ATGTCCCAAAATAATATTATCCCTACAACTGACCTTTCACCTAAAGCTGCACCTGCACGAACGCGAAAAGCGCAACGTGATGCTGCTGAAAACTTCATTAACACGGTTTCTGGCGTCTCATTCCCTAATTCCAAACGTATCTATTTAACGGGATCGAGAGAGGATATTCAGGTACCTATGCGAGAAATTCAACTCTCGCCAACACTGATTGGTGGTGATAAAGATAATCCACAATTTGAAGATAATGAAGCGGTGCCCGTTTATGATACGTCGGGTCCTTATGGTGACCCAGACTCGGAACTGAATGTCCATAAAGGATTAAAAAAGATCCGTGAAGGTTGGATCCGCGAACGTAATGATACTGTTCAGGTTGATAACCTCAGCTCTGATTTTACACAACAGCGACTCGCTGATGCGGGGCTAGACCATTTAAGGTTTAATCATCGCCCTCGCCCATTAAAAGCGATCTCTGGCAAGCGTGTCACTCAGTTACACTATGCTCGCCAAGGTATTATTACCCCGGAAATGGAATTTATCGCCATTCGTGAAAATATGGGCCGTGAACGTATTCGTGGTGAGGTATTAAGGCAGCAGCATCCAGGACAAAGTTTTGGGGCGAATCTACCGGAAAACATCACGCCTGAATTCGTTCGTCAAGAAGTCGCAGCGGGTCGTGCCATCATACCCGCCAATATCAATCACCCTGAATCAGAGCCCATGATTATCGGCCGTAACTTCTTAGTGAAGGTGAATGCCAATATCGGTAACTCATCGGTCACTTCATCCATTGAAGAAGAAGTCGAGAAACTGATTTGGTCTACTCGCTGGGGGGCAGATACTGTGATGGATCTGTCTACTGGACGCTATATTCATGAAACTCGCGAATGGATTCTACGGAATAGCCCTGTGCCTATCGGTACTGTTCCTATTTATCAAGCGCTAGAGAAAGTCAATGGTGTCGCCGAAAACCTAACATGGGAAATGTTCCGTGATACGTTATTTGAACAGGCAGAACAAGGCGTCGATTACTTCACCATCCATGCAGGCGTATTATTGCGTTATGTTCCAATGACCGCGAAGCGTTTGACAGGCATTGTCTCTCGCGGTGGCTCGATTATGGCGAAATGGTGCCTCTCTCATCATCAAGAAAATTTCTTGTATGAAAATTTCCGTGAAATTTGCGAAATCTGTGCGGCTTATGATGTTTCTTTATCATTAGGGGATGGTTTACGCCCTGGCTCCATTCAAGATGCAAACGATGCTGCACAATTTGCCGAGTTACACACGCTTGGTGAATTGACAAAAATTGCATGGGAATATGATGTACAGGTGATGATTGAAGGGCCGGGGCATGTGCCAATGCAGATGATCCGTCGTAACATGACTGAAGAGCTTGAGCACTGCCATGAAGCACCATTTTATACATTAGGCCCTTTGACTACCGATATTGCACCGGGCTATGACCATTTCACATCAGGCATTGGAGCCGCCATGATTGGTTGGTTTGGTTGCGCAATGCTGTGTTATGTCACGCCTAAAGAGCATCTGGGTTTACCCAATAAAGAAGACGTTAAGCAAGGGTTGATTACCTATAAAATCGCAGCGCATGCCGCTGATCTTGCCAAAGGCCATCCCGGTGCACAAATTCGTGATAATGCCATGTCCAAAGCACGTTTTGAGTTCCGCTGGGAAGACCAATTCAACCTCGCACTCGATCCTGATACTGCCCGTGCTTATCACGACGAAACCTTACCGCAAGCTTCTGGGAAAGTTGCTCATTTCTGCTCTATGTGCGGCCCTAAATTCTGCTCAATGAAAATTTCGCAGGAAGTACGTGACTATGCGGCACAAAAAGAAGCGGGAATGGAACAAATGTCCGAAGCTTTCCGAGCCCATGGTAGTGAGTTATATCATAGCGCTGAGGTCGTATCCGATGACAAAATTGCCTAA
- a CDS encoding ABC transporter permease, whose protein sequence is MPSYSLTTKSHQTSGLWLHKLILISVASLLALPIVATFIYSIATQWGATVLPDALSLKWYLQLWQDPRFLLAFGRSLIICFGTLLVSTLVILPMTFAVFYRFPKLKGLMDLLIILPFAIPPVVSSVGLLQIFADEPFMLVGTPWILIGTYFTITLPFMYRALANSFQGINLHDLMDAAHLLGASTFKAFLLIVLPNIRKGLLVSLLISFSFLMGEFVFANILVGTRYETLQIYLFNMRQTSGHFTSALVMSYFLFTLLLTWLATRMSRSGDK, encoded by the coding sequence ATGCCAAGTTATAGCCTTACGACCAAATCACACCAAACGTCTGGCCTTTGGTTACATAAATTAATCCTGATTAGCGTCGCGAGCCTGCTTGCCCTGCCTATCGTGGCGACATTTATTTATTCTATCGCGACACAATGGGGAGCAACGGTGTTACCCGATGCCCTCTCGCTAAAATGGTATTTACAACTCTGGCAAGACCCTCGATTTTTGTTGGCCTTCGGACGCTCTCTGATTATCTGTTTCGGCACGCTGTTGGTGAGTACGCTAGTTATTTTACCGATGACATTTGCCGTGTTTTATCGTTTCCCGAAACTAAAAGGATTGATGGATCTCCTGATTATTCTTCCTTTTGCAATTCCACCGGTGGTTTCATCCGTCGGATTATTACAAATTTTTGCCGATGAACCTTTTATGTTGGTCGGCACTCCGTGGATACTCATCGGTACTTATTTCACTATTACCCTACCTTTTATGTACCGTGCGTTAGCAAACAGTTTTCAAGGGATCAACCTGCATGATTTGATGGATGCGGCACATTTGTTAGGTGCAAGTACTTTCAAGGCTTTTTTATTGATTGTGTTACCGAATATTCGTAAAGGCCTATTGGTATCTCTATTAATTTCATTTTCATTTTTAATGGGTGAATTCGTCTTTGCCAACATTTTGGTCGGTACACGTTATGAAACCCTGCAAATCTATCTATTTAATATGCGTCAAACCAGTGGGCATTTTACCTCTGCGTTAGTGATGTCTTATTTCCTATTTACATTGCTTCTCACATGGTTAGCAACTCGAATGAGTCGCTCTGGAGATAAATAA
- a CDS encoding HAD family hydrolase, whose amino-acid sequence MQNKLAVFDLDETLIQGDSSVLWTQYLWDQQIITDPRFVEADKQMMAQYNAGTLDMATYLRFSLQALAGISTSQIDLWLADFVDTMVVPRIYPEGIRTIENYRQHGIPIIVISATVSFIVKKIAERLGADVVMGIDIKQQNGCYTDEVEGIATFKEGKVKRLLQWIRHQPITDAYIYFYTDSANDLPMCQFADEVFIVNGDQKLQRAAEENNWRQYTWQL is encoded by the coding sequence ATGCAAAATAAATTAGCCGTTTTTGATTTAGATGAGACCTTAATTCAAGGTGATAGTAGCGTGTTGTGGACACAATACCTGTGGGATCAGCAAATTATCACAGATCCTCGCTTTGTCGAAGCGGATAAACAGATGATGGCACAATACAATGCGGGTACGCTGGATATGGCAACTTACCTGCGTTTTAGCCTACAGGCTTTAGCTGGGATCAGTACCTCACAAATTGATCTCTGGTTAGCCGATTTTGTTGACACTATGGTGGTACCGCGCATCTACCCTGAAGGGATCCGTACTATCGAAAATTATCGACAACACGGCATTCCGATCATAGTGATCTCCGCAACAGTCTCATTTATTGTGAAAAAAATCGCCGAACGTTTAGGCGCTGACGTTGTAATGGGGATCGATATAAAGCAGCAAAATGGCTGCTATACCGATGAAGTCGAAGGTATTGCGACATTTAAAGAAGGTAAAGTCAAACGGCTCCTCCAGTGGATCCGCCACCAGCCAATTACCGATGCCTATATCTATTTTTATACTGATTCCGCTAACGACCTTCCTATGTGTCAATTTGCGGATGAAGTGTTTATTGTTAATGGCGATCAAAAACTACAACGGGCAGCGGAAGAAAATAACTGGCGACAATATACGTGGCAACTTTAA
- a CDS encoding ABC transporter permease, translating into MADVSPPCEQASSPLGRILMGKKCFSRLRWQAALLTVPFFILFCLFQIAPMIWVLVNSFIYEESWSFANYAEIVSNDFYLQAFENTLWLSVICSIVGLLVSAITAFSIYKMQGRIRSMMISFTTMASNFSGVPLAFAFIIILGFNGAITLQLKAWGIIEEFNIYSASGLMVLYIYFQIPLGILLLYPAFDALKPEWEDAAKTMGASKLAYWCKVAIPVLAPALLGTFIILVANAVGAYASTYALTSGNYNLITIRIASLVSGDLYLEPNMAAALSVLLIAILGFITAIHHWLLKRSYHAKL; encoded by the coding sequence ATGGCGGATGTTAGCCCCCCTTGTGAGCAAGCCAGCTCCCCGCTGGGGAGAATACTGATGGGCAAAAAATGTTTCTCGCGTTTGCGCTGGCAAGCGGCACTTTTAACCGTACCTTTTTTCATTTTATTTTGTCTATTTCAAATCGCACCAATGATTTGGGTATTGGTTAATAGTTTTATCTATGAAGAAAGTTGGTCTTTTGCGAATTATGCTGAGATTGTTAGCAACGATTTTTATTTGCAGGCCTTTGAAAATACATTATGGCTATCAGTCATTTGTAGTATCGTTGGGTTGCTCGTTTCCGCTATCACTGCCTTTTCTATTTATAAAATGCAGGGGCGAATTCGCAGCATGATGATCTCTTTTACTACCATGGCCAGTAATTTCAGCGGTGTCCCCCTCGCGTTTGCCTTTATCATTATTCTCGGTTTTAACGGTGCGATTACTTTACAACTCAAGGCGTGGGGGATCATTGAAGAGTTCAATATCTATAGCGCTAGTGGGTTAATGGTACTGTATATTTATTTTCAAATTCCACTTGGGATCCTATTACTCTACCCTGCTTTTGATGCGCTAAAACCGGAATGGGAAGATGCCGCCAAAACAATGGGAGCCAGTAAATTGGCCTACTGGTGCAAAGTCGCAATCCCTGTCCTCGCGCCTGCATTACTCGGTACATTTATTATTTTAGTCGCTAATGCGGTTGGAGCCTATGCCAGTACTTACGCACTGACGAGTGGAAACTACAACCTAATTACGATTCGTATCGCTAGCCTTGTATCAGGTGACCTCTACTTAGAGCCTAATATGGCGGCTGCATTATCGGTATTGCTGATTGCGATCCTTGGTTTTATCACCGCCATCCATCATTGGCTGTTAAAACGGAGCTATCATGCCAAGTTATAG
- a CDS encoding ABC transporter ATP-binding protein translates to MSYVIAENLSKSFSQNHVFSNIQFTIEKGEFITLLGPSGCGKSTLLRCIAGLEQPDHGELYINRQNITHQAAQQRGIGMVFQSYALFPNMTIEDNIAFGLKMRKVECQERRKAVAEVIEMVELQGKEHQFPHQLSGGQRQRVALARALVMKPQILLLDEPLSALDARIRKHLRQQIRHIQRELKLTTIFVTHDQDEAMIMSDRIFLMNKGAIIQSDTAENIYTQPANEFVARFMGHYNLVDADKANALLGLNLQGTLAIRPESIYVKETGRHYGDHISHPVDAIILDHQLLGNIIRYSVNTAAGNMTVDLLNRSSERLFEPGTRLELMFNKNEIRAFS, encoded by the coding sequence ATGAGTTATGTCATTGCTGAAAATTTGAGTAAATCATTCAGCCAAAATCACGTCTTCTCAAATATCCAATTCACAATTGAAAAAGGTGAATTCATCACCTTACTCGGGCCCAGTGGCTGCGGGAAATCGACATTATTACGCTGTATTGCAGGACTCGAACAACCGGATCATGGTGAGCTGTATATTAATCGTCAAAATATAACCCACCAAGCTGCTCAGCAACGTGGGATCGGTATGGTTTTTCAAAGCTATGCCTTATTTCCGAATATGACTATTGAAGATAACATCGCTTTCGGCTTAAAAATGCGCAAAGTAGAGTGTCAGGAACGAAGAAAAGCAGTAGCAGAAGTTATTGAAATGGTTGAATTACAAGGTAAAGAACATCAGTTTCCTCATCAGCTTTCAGGGGGACAACGTCAGCGGGTAGCCCTTGCACGAGCACTGGTGATGAAACCACAGATTTTACTCTTAGATGAGCCATTATCAGCACTTGATGCACGTATTCGTAAACATCTGCGACAACAGATTCGCCATATTCAACGTGAATTAAAACTCACGACGATTTTTGTGACTCATGATCAAGACGAAGCGATGATCATGTCTGATCGCATCTTTTTAATGAATAAAGGCGCTATTATCCAGAGTGATACCGCTGAAAATATTTATACCCAGCCAGCGAATGAGTTTGTGGCACGTTTTATGGGTCACTATAACCTTGTCGATGCAGATAAAGCGAATGCCTTATTGGGGCTAAATTTACAAGGCACACTCGCTATTCGCCCTGAATCCATCTATGTTAAGGAGACAGGACGCCACTACGGCGATCATATTTCACACCCTGTTGATGCAATCATTCTTGATCATCAACTACTAGGAAACATTATTCGTTACTCAGTCAATACGGCTGCGGGTAACATGACGGTTGATTTGCTTAATCGTTCGTCTGAACGACTCTTTGAACCCGGTACTCGCCTAGAGTTAATGTTTAACAAGAATGAAATTCGTGCATTTAGTTAG
- the hemE gene encoding uroporphyrinogen decarboxylase → MTELKNDRYLRALLRQPVDTTPVWMMRQAGRYLPEYKATRAQAGDFISLCKNTELACEVTLQPLRRFPLDAAILFSDILTIPDAMGLGLYFETGEGPRFKKPITSLSDIKKIPVPDPEMELGYVMDAVRAIRKALNGDVPLIGFSGSPWTLATYMIEGGSSKAFTKIKKMMYEEPNALHLLLDKLADSVILYLNAQIRAGAQSVMIFDTWGGVLTKRDYQQFSLHYMHKIIDGLQRENEGRRVPVTLFTKGGGQWLEEMAATGCDALGLDWTTEIADARRRVGDKVALQGNMDPSMLYAPVPRIEEEVKNILAGFGQGNGHVFNLGHGIHQDVPPEHAGAFVEAVHRFSRQYHQ, encoded by the coding sequence ATGACTGAGTTGAAAAATGACCGCTATCTACGTGCCTTGCTACGTCAGCCTGTAGATACCACCCCTGTATGGATGATGCGTCAAGCAGGGCGTTACCTACCGGAGTACAAAGCAACTCGCGCACAGGCTGGTGATTTTATTTCTCTGTGCAAAAACACTGAACTGGCCTGTGAAGTGACACTTCAGCCATTACGCCGTTTTCCATTAGATGCTGCAATTCTCTTTTCTGATATTCTGACTATTCCCGATGCAATGGGGCTTGGTCTCTATTTTGAGACAGGGGAAGGTCCTCGTTTCAAAAAGCCCATTACGAGCCTGAGTGATATTAAAAAGATTCCTGTACCTGACCCTGAAATGGAACTGGGTTATGTGATGGATGCGGTTAGAGCGATCCGTAAAGCGCTGAATGGCGATGTACCTCTTATTGGTTTTTCGGGAAGTCCTTGGACCCTTGCCACTTACATGATTGAAGGTGGAAGCAGTAAAGCATTCACTAAAATCAAAAAAATGATGTATGAAGAGCCAAATGCCCTTCACTTATTGCTCGATAAGCTAGCGGATAGCGTTATTTTATATTTAAATGCGCAAATTCGTGCGGGTGCTCAATCGGTGATGATCTTTGACACATGGGGTGGTGTACTGACAAAGCGTGATTACCAACAATTCTCGCTCCACTATATGCATAAGATCATTGATGGCCTACAGCGTGAAAACGAAGGTCGCCGTGTGCCTGTGACGTTATTTACAAAGGGGGGCGGGCAATGGCTAGAAGAGATGGCGGCAACGGGGTGTGATGCTTTAGGATTGGATTGGACAACGGAAATTGCCGATGCGCGCCGTCGTGTTGGTGATAAAGTTGCATTGCAGGGCAATATGGATCCATCAATGTTATATGCGCCAGTACCGCGTATCGAAGAAGAAGTTAAAAATATACTTGCAGGCTTTGGTCAAGGTAATGGGCATGTCTTTAACTTAGGCCATGGTATTCATCAAGATGTTCCGCCTGAGCATGCGGGAGCATTCGTAGAAGCCGTTCATCGTTTTTCACGTCAATACCATCAATAG
- the thiE gene encoding thiamine phosphate synthase, translating into MTKLPNTPFAPTEHRLGLYPVVDSVEWIDRLLNAGVTTIQLRIKDKREDEVRDDIQQAIALGKKHHARLFINDYWRLAIEFAAYGVHLGQEDLETADLLAIHQAGLRLGISTHDEHELAIAKSVRPSYIAMGHIFPTQTKEMPSSPQGLNTLKAMVQATPDYPTVAIGGISIDKVPAVLATGVGSVALVSAITKADDWLEATKTLLRLVENH; encoded by the coding sequence ATGACAAAATTGCCTAATACACCTTTTGCCCCTACAGAACATCGACTCGGCCTGTATCCCGTGGTCGACTCTGTCGAATGGATTGATCGTCTACTCAATGCAGGCGTCACAACCATACAGCTCCGTATAAAAGATAAGCGTGAAGATGAAGTTCGTGATGATATCCAACAAGCGATAGCTTTAGGCAAAAAACATCATGCACGTTTATTTATCAATGACTATTGGCGTTTAGCCATTGAGTTTGCTGCCTATGGTGTGCACCTCGGTCAAGAAGACCTAGAAACCGCCGATCTACTTGCTATTCATCAAGCAGGGCTACGTTTAGGTATCTCAACCCATGATGAGCATGAACTCGCCATCGCAAAATCAGTGCGTCCTTCTTATATTGCAATGGGGCATATTTTCCCGACACAAACTAAAGAAATGCCGTCATCTCCTCAAGGATTAAACACACTAAAAGCCATGGTGCAGGCGACTCCAGACTATCCAACCGTTGCTATCGGTGGCATTTCTATCGATAAAGTGCCCGCCGTACTCGCAACTGGGGTGGGTAGTGTTGCCTTAGTAAGTGCAATTACCAAAGCGGACGATTGGCTAGAGGCAACAAAAACACTTTTGCGCCTCGTAGAAAATCATTGA
- the nudC gene encoding NAD(+) diphosphatase produces MKKVTLVGTEQGWWFVCFAGRLWLPQGDVPHGTASDWLLSGKIATPIGEWQGETVWLIAEKMPADMASPRLVASQDEGLFRLAGRGVQLAEFYRSHRYCGYCGTAMRHSTTEWACLCDHCHERYYPQIAPCIIVAIRRDDHILLAQHRRHTQNPLFTVLAGFVEVGETLEEAVAREVMEESGIKVRHIRYVSSQPWPFPHSLMMGFLADYESGEINVDPKELVSAGWYHYNNLPKIPPSDTIARRLIEDTVALCRQEDY; encoded by the coding sequence ATGAAAAAAGTAACATTAGTTGGAACAGAGCAAGGCTGGTGGTTTGTTTGTTTTGCTGGACGTTTATGGTTACCACAAGGCGATGTGCCGCATGGAACGGCAAGTGACTGGTTATTATCCGGAAAAATTGCAACGCCGATTGGTGAGTGGCAAGGTGAAACCGTTTGGCTGATTGCTGAAAAAATGCCCGCAGATATGGCATCGCCTCGTTTGGTCGCTTCACAAGATGAAGGGTTGTTTCGTTTAGCGGGAAGAGGGGTACAACTCGCGGAATTTTACCGTTCACATCGCTATTGTGGATACTGTGGAACGGCGATGCGCCATAGTACAACCGAATGGGCATGTCTTTGTGACCATTGTCATGAGCGCTATTATCCACAAATTGCTCCTTGCATTATTGTCGCTATTCGTCGTGATGACCACATATTACTGGCTCAGCATCGTCGCCATACTCAAAACCCTCTCTTTACTGTGCTTGCGGGGTTTGTTGAAGTCGGTGAAACATTAGAAGAGGCTGTTGCGCGCGAAGTCATGGAAGAAAGTGGTATCAAAGTTCGCCATATTCGCTATGTGTCTTCTCAGCCTTGGCCATTTCCACACTCTTTGATGATGGGGTTTCTTGCCGATTATGAAAGCGGTGAAATCAACGTTGATCCGAAGGAATTAGTCAGTGCTGGGTGGTATCACTACAACAATTTACCGAAAATCCCTCCGAGTGACACTATTGCGAGACGTTTAATTGAGGATACCGTGGCACTCTGTCGCCAAGAGGACTATTGA
- a CDS encoding ABC transporter substrate-binding protein, which yields MKAIVPAVLISLTTSSLALANDADLTPLINAAKQEGQVYSVGMPDTWANWKGTWQDLEKTYGLKHQDTDMSSAQEIAKFAAEKNNATADIGDVGASFGPVAVLKGVTQPYKPTTWSQIPDWAKDKEGHWALAYTGTIAFMINNDLVKDAPKSWDDLLKGKYRVTVGDVGIAAQANNAVLAAAFARGGDENNLQPAIEFFGELAKQKRLSVNDPTVANIEKGEVEVGILWDFNALNYRDQINRDRFTVVIPSDGSVISGYTTIINKYAKNPNAAKLAREFIFSDKGQINLAEGYARPIRAEYLTLPDDIKAKLLPDEQYKNVHPIKDAEGWEKSSRTLPKMWQQQVLIHQQ from the coding sequence ATGAAAGCGATCGTACCTGCTGTTTTGATTTCTCTAACAACATCAAGCCTTGCTTTAGCGAATGATGCTGATTTAACCCCATTAATTAATGCAGCCAAACAAGAAGGACAAGTTTACAGTGTTGGTATGCCAGACACTTGGGCTAACTGGAAAGGAACTTGGCAAGATCTCGAAAAAACCTACGGATTGAAACATCAAGATACGGACATGAGCTCTGCACAAGAAATTGCAAAGTTTGCCGCAGAGAAAAACAACGCCACTGCCGATATTGGTGATGTGGGTGCATCATTTGGCCCTGTTGCCGTACTAAAAGGGGTTACTCAGCCTTACAAACCTACCACATGGTCACAAATTCCTGATTGGGCAAAAGATAAAGAGGGTCACTGGGCCCTCGCTTATACTGGAACGATCGCCTTTATGATTAACAACGATCTCGTCAAAGATGCCCCAAAAAGTTGGGATGACCTATTGAAAGGCAAATATAGAGTGACTGTGGGTGATGTGGGTATTGCCGCCCAAGCGAATAATGCTGTCTTAGCCGCTGCTTTTGCTCGTGGTGGTGATGAAAACAATTTACAGCCTGCTATCGAGTTTTTTGGTGAATTAGCCAAACAAAAACGTCTATCCGTTAATGACCCTACGGTCGCCAATATCGAAAAAGGCGAAGTTGAAGTTGGTATCCTCTGGGATTTCAATGCGCTAAATTATCGTGACCAAATCAATCGTGATCGTTTTACGGTTGTCATTCCCTCTGATGGCTCTGTTATTTCTGGCTACACCACCATCATTAATAAATATGCAAAAAACCCTAATGCAGCAAAATTAGCGCGTGAATTTATCTTTAGTGACAAGGGACAAATCAATTTAGCGGAAGGTTATGCGCGTCCTATTCGTGCCGAATATCTAACATTACCCGATGATATTAAAGCTAAATTGTTACCGGATGAACAATATAAGAATGTGCACCCCATTAAAGATGCCGAAGGGTGGGAAAAATCTTCTCGCACATTACCCAAAATGTGGCAACAACAAGTCTTAATTCACCAGCAATAA
- a CDS encoding HesA/MoeB/ThiF family protein, translated as MLNDHEFMRYSRQLLLEDIGPEGQTKLKNSKVLIVGLGGLGAPASLYLTAAGVGELWLADHDELHLSNLQRQVLYGTEDIPQSKAKLASERLQHLNPLVTTHVLQKKLDSQSLLPLVEQVDLVLDCCDNMATRHAVNEACVIANKTLVSGSAVGFGGQLMVLEPPFNHGCYACLYPDQTEPQRNCRTAGVLGPVVGVIGTLQALEAIKLLVGLPSSLSGKLRLFDGKQQQWNTLQLTPSIQCPICREETCAL; from the coding sequence ATGTTAAATGATCACGAATTTATGCGTTACAGCCGCCAGCTATTGCTTGAAGATATTGGGCCAGAAGGTCAAACCAAGCTGAAAAACAGTAAAGTGCTCATTGTTGGTCTCGGTGGTTTAGGTGCCCCAGCATCCCTTTATTTGACAGCTGCTGGTGTGGGTGAATTGTGGCTTGCTGACCACGATGAATTGCATCTCTCTAATTTACAAAGGCAAGTTTTATACGGTACCGAAGACATCCCACAATCAAAAGCTAAGCTGGCCTCAGAACGACTGCAACACCTTAATCCATTAGTGACAACCCATGTTTTACAAAAGAAATTAGATAGTCAAAGCTTATTGCCACTTGTCGAGCAAGTCGATCTAGTCCTCGATTGTTGCGATAACATGGCGACGCGTCATGCTGTGAATGAAGCCTGTGTGATAGCCAATAAAACACTCGTTAGCGGGAGTGCTGTTGGGTTTGGTGGACAGTTAATGGTGCTCGAGCCTCCTTTTAATCATGGTTGTTATGCCTGTTTATATCCCGACCAAACGGAGCCTCAACGTAACTGTCGTACCGCTGGTGTTCTTGGGCCTGTCGTTGGTGTCATTGGCACCTTACAAGCCTTAGAGGCGATTAAGCTATTAGTTGGGTTACCTTCCTCTTTAAGTGGAAAATTGCGTTTATTTGATGGCAAACAGCAACAATGGAATACATTGCAGCTAACCCCTTCTATTCAATGTCCTATCTGTCGAGAAGAAACATGCGCCTTATAA
- a CDS encoding alkaline phosphatase family protein translates to MSDKVILVVLDGLTYSVAHDCMGYLNALIEADQATLYKMESELPSMSRPLYECILTGISPANSGIVNNDIVRLSHFESIFSLARKAEKTTAAAAYYWVSELYNRAPFVATRDRFTCDTQLAIQYGCFYQADHYPDDHLFVDAEYLRTQYHPDFLLIHPMNIDDTGHKFGLDSSQYRNSARKADIILANYLPTWIEQGYQIIITSDHGMNKDHSHGGILPEERHVPLFVIGGKFSHHAQCHIEQTALCGTICTLLNIDHADKQVCNELLVGGN, encoded by the coding sequence ATGTCTGATAAAGTTATACTTGTTGTCCTTGACGGCCTAACCTATTCAGTAGCCCATGATTGCATGGGCTATCTCAATGCATTGATTGAAGCTGACCAAGCCACGCTTTATAAAATGGAGAGTGAGTTGCCCTCGATGTCTCGGCCTCTATATGAATGCATTTTGACGGGGATTTCTCCTGCAAATAGCGGCATTGTCAATAATGACATCGTACGTTTATCCCACTTTGAAAGTATTTTTTCACTTGCACGAAAAGCAGAAAAAACCACTGCCGCTGCGGCCTATTATTGGGTTAGTGAACTGTACAATAGAGCGCCTTTTGTCGCCACTCGAGACCGCTTTACTTGCGATACACAACTCGCAATTCAATATGGCTGCTTTTATCAAGCGGATCATTACCCCGATGATCATCTGTTCGTCGATGCTGAATATCTACGTACCCAATATCATCCTGATTTCTTATTGATCCATCCAATGAATATTGATGATACAGGCCATAAATTCGGACTGGACTCCTCACAATATCGTAATAGTGCACGGAAGGCGGATATTATCCTCGCGAATTATCTCCCAACATGGATTGAGCAAGGCTATCAAATCATCATTACCAGCGATCATGGTATGAATAAGGATCATAGCCATGGTGGCATACTCCCAGAAGAACGACATGTTCCATTGTTTGTTATTGGGGGTAAGTTTTCACATCATGCGCAATGCCATATTGAACAAACCGCGCTCTGTGGAACCATTTGTACTCTACTCAATATTGATCATGCAGATAAACAAGTCTGTAACGAATTATTGGTAGGAGGTAACTAA